A stretch of Metabacillus sp. FJAT-52054 DNA encodes these proteins:
- a CDS encoding 5'-3' exonuclease, whose amino-acid sequence MERKTDLLLVDGMALLFRAFFATSVHGNFMINSKGTPTNGVSGFLKHLLMSIDAFKPEQVICCWDMGSKTFRTESFQNYKANRSEAPIELLPQFEMAKEAAASLGIPNIGVPGYEADDCIGTIACQFKSSMNITILTGDRDLLQLLDDNVEVVLLQKGMGQYLIYSSELFQEEKGIHPSKLIDVKGLMGDSSDNYPGVRGIGEKTAYKLIQEHTSIEGILESLHMLTPSQRKKIEEDIEMLHLSRSLAEIHCEVPLELAIEEAVLNIDLAMAQQWLLHAEIRGIDSLIKRAAEMKAV is encoded by the coding sequence ATGGAACGAAAAACAGACCTATTACTTGTAGATGGAATGGCACTATTGTTTCGGGCATTTTTTGCCACATCTGTCCATGGCAATTTTATGATAAACAGCAAAGGCACTCCAACAAATGGTGTCAGCGGCTTTTTAAAGCATCTCCTGATGAGCATCGATGCGTTCAAACCTGAGCAAGTCATATGCTGCTGGGATATGGGCAGCAAAACCTTCAGAACAGAATCCTTCCAAAACTATAAAGCAAACCGCAGCGAAGCGCCAATTGAACTTCTTCCGCAATTTGAAATGGCGAAAGAAGCCGCCGCATCACTTGGAATTCCGAATATCGGCGTACCGGGTTACGAAGCGGATGACTGCATCGGGACCATTGCGTGCCAATTTAAATCCTCCATGAATATCACAATTCTCACTGGAGACCGCGATCTCCTGCAGCTTCTTGATGATAATGTGGAGGTCGTCCTCCTTCAAAAAGGCATGGGACAATATTTAATTTACAGCTCCGAGCTGTTTCAGGAGGAAAAAGGCATTCACCCGTCCAAGCTAATCGATGTAAAAGGGCTGATGGGAGACTCAAGCGACAATTACCCAGGTGTAAGAGGAATCGGCGAAAAAACAGCCTACAAGCTCATCCAGGAGCACACTTCCATTGAAGGCATTCTCGAAAGCCTCCACATGCTGACACCATCGCAAAGAAAGAAAATTGAAGAAGACATAGAAATGCTCCACCTTTCCAGAAGTCTCGCTGAAATTCATTGCGAGGTTCCGCTGGAGCTTGCCATCGAAGAAGCCGTTCTGAACATCGATCTTGCGATGGCCCAGCAATGGCTGCTGCATGCTGAAATCAGAGGTATTGATAGTCTCATCAAAAGAGCGGCTGAAATGAAAGCTGTCTAA
- a CDS encoding GNAT family protein, with the protein MLKEEKTKKFTAKDGRTVIIRPVVLEDAAQIIKAAESVVRSGVYIQKEQVRTLEEEREFIKEIKEKDHMYAAIELEGEVIGIARVLRGELKMKRHTGLFRTWLTSSAQGLGIGKEAMNYTLEWCQAHQLHKLCLTVFKSNEVAVKLYEKTGFVIEGVQKDQVYLNGKYDDEIHMAYFFEKY; encoded by the coding sequence ATGCTAAAGGAAGAAAAAACCAAGAAATTTACAGCGAAGGACGGCCGGACCGTAATCATCCGTCCAGTTGTCCTTGAGGATGCCGCACAAATCATCAAGGCAGCGGAGAGTGTCGTCCGGTCTGGTGTTTACATACAAAAGGAACAGGTTAGAACACTTGAGGAGGAACGGGAATTCATTAAAGAAATTAAGGAAAAAGATCATATGTATGCTGCTATTGAATTAGAGGGTGAAGTCATCGGCATTGCAAGAGTCCTCAGAGGTGAACTAAAAATGAAGAGACATACCGGTCTTTTCCGTACATGGCTGACAAGTTCAGCGCAAGGGTTAGGCATCGGAAAGGAAGCGATGAACTACACGCTGGAATGGTGCCAAGCTCATCAGCTTCATAAGCTTTGTCTTACAGTGTTTAAGAGTAACGAGGTGGCAGTGAAGCTATATGAGAAAACAGGCTTTGTTATAGAGGGCGTTCAAAAGGATCAGGTCTACTTAAATGGAAAATACGATGATGAAATCCATATGGCTTATTTTTTTGAAAAATACTGA
- a CDS encoding dynamin family protein has protein sequence MAVSQQDSAIKPLIAIQTEMSHSNDFTSASKLDDLIEKSISREKQIAFTGHFSAGKSTLLNTLLEEEILPASPIPTSANLVYIRRGKKRIMLETHAGEQVEANPDMELEELQQYAKEGDQIAKIHIWKPSQLLPEAVALIDTPGVDSNDASHMESTVSALHAADYIFYVTDYNHVQSEGTLEFLKRLIEDGQEAALIVNQIDKHQEEELPFTQFKVRIEESFQEIGLMSSRIFYTTMKDLNHPDNELEQVKKTVEKQLSDRDKRSESAQGKLVIQAHIRFLENQEGVRAEEKAAAEARWKQLSEEHQAIQLQMEMKKQSITAGWTNAKAEIAKVLANANITPFEMREQAKQYVEAKKPGFKAGMFFARKKTGEEIEKRTGDFSAALKDLVSSQIDWHLKDILLKTVRALDLQDSGIDEEVSSFATADLMDIANSSLQPGADATPEYVMNYTKILAENVKNASKKQAQTILDSIMEKAMRISADNEQLQRQQRLKDEMDDTDEKLLKIIKIIEQRDYLLKILRHELPAEADQNEWQLQKKSRTAGSQIPVKEKRKKQVLIDGNSGNEYSSETASVNTERVIKHAEEMAAAAGRVKGLEGRQQLISEKSSRLKDRTFTIALFGAFSAGKSSAANALLGGKVLPSSPNPTTAAINRIVPVTNEHLHGSVAVRRKSVGQLVSEIKEMIPDFSAAGNQYSGLLEAITRALSDSRLDDSKRAVLTIYSEGLIRNEWGEEAVHWTDVDHFSPFVSEESLAILTEEAVIYYDCPLTRRGITLVDTPGADSLNKRHTNVAFQFIKQCDALLYVTYYNHPFSKGDREFIQQLGRVKDSFSLDKMFFLINAIDLAKSNQEVDLVKDYIESQFLEEGVRRPRMYGISSLHELAGTPMDVQSDYAHFKKDLFHFVETDLVQTAVSSLKGEMHGMLRQLSSYIEESDKSGDEKAAALNEKKQELSEAMHYLDNGSRENYIKKVNQEIKEQCYYLIQRMGLQFSQMFREHFHPGIFNQDGSAKAILHVQMDELIQAADYRLVQELQAITLRCENTVKQQMTNMAEKLSAGLSSIMKLDGLTAPEFQPIETPPVSGVLTQSASAYQRELSMFSNTKAFFEKNERTKMSEAVWETLHKEMSLRLAEREQEFADFYRSSLMEMAQVLTEKLRMDAENYFSGLQELYLDGSSAEQLKKAYKECTELYEAI, from the coding sequence ATGGCTGTATCTCAGCAGGATTCTGCAATAAAACCGCTCATTGCCATTCAAACCGAAATGAGCCATTCAAATGATTTCACATCGGCTTCAAAGCTCGATGACCTGATTGAAAAATCAATCAGCAGAGAAAAACAAATTGCTTTTACAGGGCATTTTTCTGCAGGTAAATCAACACTGCTCAATACACTGCTTGAAGAGGAGATTTTGCCGGCAAGTCCGATTCCGACAAGTGCGAACCTCGTTTATATCAGGCGCGGAAAAAAAAGAATTATGCTTGAAACACATGCAGGTGAGCAGGTTGAAGCAAATCCCGATATGGAGCTCGAAGAACTGCAGCAGTATGCTAAAGAAGGAGATCAAATTGCCAAAATACATATTTGGAAGCCTTCTCAGCTTTTGCCTGAAGCGGTTGCGCTAATTGATACACCGGGTGTAGATTCCAATGATGCATCCCATATGGAATCAACGGTTTCCGCCCTTCATGCGGCTGATTATATTTTTTATGTAACAGACTACAACCATGTTCAGTCGGAAGGTACGCTTGAATTTTTAAAGCGGCTGATTGAAGACGGGCAGGAAGCGGCTTTGATCGTGAATCAAATTGATAAGCACCAGGAAGAAGAGCTTCCTTTTACGCAATTTAAAGTCCGAATCGAAGAGAGCTTCCAGGAAATCGGACTAATGAGCAGCAGAATTTTTTACACCACGATGAAAGATCTCAATCATCCGGATAATGAGCTTGAGCAAGTGAAAAAAACAGTTGAAAAGCAGCTTAGCGACAGGGATAAGCGGAGTGAATCGGCTCAAGGAAAGCTGGTTATTCAAGCCCATATCCGCTTTCTTGAAAATCAGGAGGGCGTTAGGGCTGAAGAAAAAGCGGCTGCAGAGGCCCGATGGAAGCAGCTTTCGGAAGAGCACCAGGCAATTCAATTGCAGATGGAGATGAAAAAGCAATCGATAACGGCCGGATGGACGAACGCAAAGGCCGAAATAGCGAAGGTTCTCGCTAATGCCAATATCACTCCTTTTGAAATGAGGGAGCAGGCAAAACAGTACGTGGAAGCAAAGAAACCAGGCTTTAAGGCAGGGATGTTTTTTGCGAGGAAAAAGACCGGCGAAGAAATCGAAAAGAGAACAGGGGATTTTTCAGCAGCTTTAAAGGACCTTGTTTCTTCGCAAATTGACTGGCACTTGAAAGATATTTTATTAAAAACGGTCAGAGCGCTGGATTTACAGGACAGCGGCATAGACGAAGAGGTTTCCTCGTTTGCTACAGCAGACTTAATGGATATAGCAAACAGCTCCCTGCAGCCTGGTGCTGATGCCACACCTGAATATGTGATGAACTATACAAAAATATTGGCTGAAAATGTGAAGAATGCTTCTAAAAAGCAAGCTCAAACGATTTTAGACAGCATAATGGAAAAAGCTATGCGCATTTCTGCAGACAATGAGCAATTGCAAAGGCAGCAGCGCCTGAAGGACGAAATGGATGATACAGATGAAAAGCTATTAAAAATCATTAAGATTATCGAGCAAAGAGACTATCTTCTCAAAATTCTGCGTCATGAACTGCCTGCAGAAGCGGATCAGAACGAATGGCAGCTTCAGAAAAAATCACGCACAGCAGGAAGTCAAATACCTGTTAAAGAAAAGAGGAAAAAGCAGGTACTGATTGACGGGAATTCCGGTAATGAATACTCTTCTGAAACGGCTTCGGTAAATACCGAACGTGTCATTAAACATGCCGAAGAAATGGCGGCAGCTGCCGGCCGGGTAAAAGGGCTTGAGGGAAGGCAGCAGTTAATTAGTGAGAAATCCAGCCGGCTTAAAGACCGGACCTTTACCATCGCGCTGTTTGGAGCTTTTAGTGCAGGCAAGTCTTCAGCGGCAAATGCTCTTCTGGGAGGAAAAGTGCTGCCATCCTCACCAAATCCAACGACTGCAGCCATAAACAGAATTGTTCCTGTTACAAACGAGCATTTACATGGAAGCGTTGCGGTAAGGAGGAAATCTGTTGGGCAGCTAGTGTCTGAAATAAAAGAAATGATTCCAGACTTCTCCGCTGCAGGCAATCAGTATTCAGGACTTCTGGAAGCGATCACGCGTGCATTGTCTGACAGCAGACTTGACGATTCCAAAAGGGCCGTATTGACCATATACAGTGAAGGCCTCATAAGAAATGAATGGGGAGAAGAAGCTGTTCATTGGACAGATGTGGATCATTTTTCTCCCTTTGTATCTGAGGAAAGCCTCGCCATTTTAACAGAAGAAGCGGTTATTTACTATGATTGCCCGCTGACGAGGAGAGGAATCACACTCGTGGATACCCCGGGAGCTGATTCCTTGAACAAACGGCATACGAATGTTGCATTTCAATTTATTAAACAATGCGATGCTCTGCTGTATGTGACCTATTACAATCATCCATTTTCTAAAGGAGACAGAGAATTTATCCAGCAGCTTGGAAGGGTAAAAGACTCCTTCTCGCTTGATAAAATGTTCTTCCTGATCAATGCCATTGACCTGGCTAAAAGCAATCAGGAGGTTGACCTTGTCAAAGACTATATTGAATCACAATTTTTAGAAGAAGGGGTCCGCCGTCCCAGGATGTACGGAATTTCCAGCTTGCATGAATTAGCAGGGACACCGATGGACGTGCAATCGGACTATGCTCACTTTAAGAAGGATTTATTTCATTTTGTTGAGACAGATCTGGTTCAAACGGCGGTTTCATCATTGAAGGGCGAAATGCACGGAATGCTCCGACAGCTATCCTCTTATATCGAAGAATCAGATAAGAGCGGGGATGAAAAAGCAGCGGCGCTAAACGAGAAAAAACAGGAACTGTCAGAAGCCATGCACTATTTGGATAACGGAAGCCGCGAGAACTATATCAAGAAGGTCAATCAGGAAATTAAGGAGCAATGTTACTATTTAATTCAGCGAATGGGCCTTCAATTTTCTCAAATGTTCCGGGAGCACTTCCACCCTGGTATTTTCAACCAGGATGGAAGCGCAAAAGCCATTTTACATGTGCAAATGGATGAGCTGATTCAAGCGGCTGATTACAGACTTGTACAGGAACTGCAGGCAATCACGCTAAGATGCGAAAATACGGTAAAACAGCAGATGACGAATATGGCCGAAAAGCTCTCAGCGGGCCTTTCGTCCATCATGAAGCTGGATGGACTCACTGCGCCTGAGTTTCAGCCGATCGAAACGCCGCCGGTATCAGGGGTCCTGACGCAATCCGCTTCCGCCTATCAGCGCGAGCTCAGCATGTTTTCGAATACGAAGGCTTTCTTCGAAAAAAATGAGCGCACAAAAATGAGTGAAGCAGTATGGGAAACACTTCACAAAGAAATGTCATTGCGATTAGCTGAACGGGAACAGGAATTTGCTGATTTTTATCGTTCCAGTCTGATGGAAATGGCCCAAGTGCTTACAGAAAAGCTGCGAATGGACGCTGAAAATTACTTCAGCGGTTTACAGGAGCTTTATCTGGACGGAAGCTCGGCTGAACAGCTGAAGAAGGCATATAAAGAATGCACCGAGCTTTATGAGGCAATATGA
- a CDS encoding carboxypeptidase M32: MNENAIEIRFYDLLQKIESYNEALNVMFWDLRTGAPKKAVDQRSKTIGVLSSEVFRLKTSNEMKELLDQLSIQEELSVKTSAAVEESMKEYKKYEKIPEKEYAEYVMLQTKAESVWETAKETSDFSLFAPYLEKLIEANKKFLTYWGYEGTPYNTLLDFYEPGMTTDILDRVFNSLRERIVPLVKRIAGSNKQPDTSFIYQTFPVEGQRKASEFFLKELGYDFSAGRLDETVHPFQISLNRSDVRVTTKYDANDFRTAIFGTIHECGHALYEQNISADLEGTLLCSGTSYGIHESQSLFYENFVGRSFGFWKRHYETLREFSPEQLNSVSLEDFYFAINESKPSLIRIEADELTYPLHIMIRYEIEKELFNGNLAVADLPRVWNEKYEEYLGVTPPNDAKGVLQDVHWSGGSFGYFPSYALGLLYAAQIRESMLKDLPDLEERIEKGELSGILAWLSERIHQYGKTKKPLQLLMEVTGEELNPTYLIDFLEEKYTKLYSL; the protein is encoded by the coding sequence ATGAACGAGAATGCAATAGAAATTCGTTTTTACGATCTGCTGCAAAAAATAGAAAGCTATAATGAGGCATTGAATGTCATGTTTTGGGATCTGCGCACCGGAGCACCGAAAAAAGCTGTCGATCAGCGGTCAAAAACCATTGGCGTCCTTTCATCTGAAGTCTTCCGTTTGAAAACTTCAAATGAAATGAAAGAATTGCTTGATCAGCTTAGTATTCAAGAAGAGCTGTCAGTGAAAACATCGGCAGCCGTAGAAGAATCGATGAAGGAATATAAAAAGTATGAAAAGATTCCTGAAAAAGAATACGCCGAGTACGTGATGCTTCAGACAAAGGCGGAGTCTGTCTGGGAGACTGCGAAGGAAACGTCGGATTTTTCATTGTTTGCTCCATACCTCGAGAAGTTAATTGAAGCAAACAAGAAATTTTTAACGTATTGGGGCTATGAAGGAACTCCTTATAATACTTTGCTTGATTTTTATGAGCCTGGCATGACGACGGACATTCTGGATCGTGTTTTTAATAGCTTAAGAGAACGCATTGTTCCTCTTGTTAAAAGGATTGCAGGTTCAAACAAACAGCCGGATACATCATTTATTTATCAAACCTTTCCAGTAGAAGGCCAGAGAAAAGCGAGCGAGTTTTTCCTTAAAGAACTAGGCTATGATTTTTCAGCAGGCCGTTTGGATGAAACAGTTCATCCGTTCCAGATTTCCCTGAACCGCAGTGACGTAAGGGTTACAACGAAATATGATGCGAATGACTTCCGCACCGCTATTTTCGGTACCATCCATGAATGCGGGCACGCCCTATATGAACAAAATATTTCTGCCGATCTGGAAGGCACGCTGCTTTGCAGCGGAACATCCTATGGCATCCATGAATCACAGTCGCTGTTTTATGAAAATTTCGTAGGACGGAGCTTTGGTTTTTGGAAAAGGCACTATGAGACACTTAGAGAATTCTCACCAGAGCAGCTGAACAGCGTTTCTTTAGAGGACTTTTACTTTGCTATAAATGAGTCAAAGCCTTCTTTAATCCGAATAGAGGCGGATGAACTGACGTATCCGCTTCATATTATGATCCGATATGAAATTGAGAAGGAACTATTTAACGGAAATCTGGCAGTAGCGGATCTGCCGCGCGTTTGGAATGAAAAGTATGAGGAATATTTAGGGGTGACCCCTCCTAATGATGCAAAAGGAGTGCTGCAGGATGTCCATTGGTCAGGGGGCAGCTTCGGCTATTTCCCTTCCTATGCACTTGGCCTCCTGTATGCAGCGCAAATCCGCGAATCCATGCTAAAAGACCTGCCGGACCTTGAAGAACGGATAGAAAAAGGAGAACTTTCCGGTATTCTTGCCTGGTTGTCTGAACGCATCCATCAATACGGAAAAACGAAAAAACCGCTGCAGCTTCTGATGGAGGTGACAGGGGAAGAACTCAACCCTACCTACCTGATTGACTTTTTGGAGGAAAAATACACGAAACTATATTCACTTTAA
- a CDS encoding isoprenylcysteine carboxylmethyltransferase family protein, whose translation MTVLIILFVIVLQRISELIIARSNEKKLKSQGGIEYGQEHYPYMVCMHAAFLLSLIAEVLLLHRTISPIWMVFVPVIFFSQAIRYWAIASLGIRWNTKIILMPEEQVVITGPYQYFRHPNYVAVTAEILFFPLLFQAYGTAILFTILNVMMLSVRIPAEERALKAHTNYQSAFRLMDQSETE comes from the coding sequence ATGACGGTTCTTATCATTCTTTTTGTAATTGTTTTGCAGCGGATCTCTGAACTGATCATAGCGAGATCAAATGAAAAGAAGCTTAAAAGCCAGGGAGGAATCGAATACGGTCAGGAACATTATCCCTACATGGTTTGCATGCATGCTGCCTTTTTGCTTTCGCTCATCGCAGAAGTGCTGCTCCTTCACAGAACGATATCCCCGATATGGATGGTTTTCGTTCCGGTCATCTTTTTTTCTCAGGCAATCCGCTACTGGGCGATTGCTTCCCTTGGTATCAGGTGGAACACAAAAATTATTTTAATGCCAGAGGAACAGGTGGTCATAACAGGCCCTTATCAATATTTCAGGCATCCGAATTATGTAGCGGTAACAGCTGAAATCCTCTTTTTCCCGCTTCTTTTTCAAGCCTATGGGACAGCGATTCTGTTTACCATATTAAATGTGATGATGCTCTCCGTTCGAATTCCGGCCGAAGAAAGAGCATTAAAAGCGCATACAAATTATCAATCCGCTTTTCGCCTCATGGACCAGTCAGAAACTGAATAG
- a CDS encoding nucleobase:cation symporter-2 family protein produces MKLTAGKTASLAMQHVLAMYAGAMIVPLIVGSSLGLSGQQLTYLVSIDIFMCGVATLLQVLSNRFFGIGLPIVLGCTFTAVGPMIAIGTDYGISAVYGAILASGLFILIFAGAFSKIAQFFPPVVTGSVVTIIGITLIPVAMGNMAGGEGSKDFGAGSNLALAFGVLLLIILLFRFTKGFIRSVSILIGLAAGTIAGSFMGMVNFQAVHEASWISGLQPFYFGAPSFEWAPIVTMILVAIVSMIESTGVYIAVADICEREIDEKDLAKGYRAEGIAYLLGGLFNAFPYTAYSQNVGLIQLSGVKKRKVIMTAGIMLALLGLVPKIAAFTTIIPSPVLGGAMVAMFGMVIAYGIKMLSRVDFSSQENLLIIACSVGIGMGVTAVPDMFSQLPEAFKILTSNGIVAGSAAAILLNLLLNVRPVKSKEQEFEARVLNN; encoded by the coding sequence ATGAAATTAACGGCAGGTAAAACGGCATCCCTGGCGATGCAGCATGTTTTAGCCATGTATGCGGGTGCCATGATTGTACCTCTGATTGTAGGGAGCTCACTCGGCCTAAGCGGCCAGCAATTGACGTATCTCGTTTCTATCGATATTTTCATGTGCGGGGTGGCGACACTCCTCCAGGTTCTTTCGAATCGCTTCTTTGGAATTGGACTTCCAATCGTCCTTGGCTGTACATTTACAGCTGTAGGTCCGATGATTGCCATAGGTACTGATTACGGAATTTCCGCAGTTTATGGAGCTATATTGGCATCAGGATTGTTTATTTTAATCTTCGCAGGTGCTTTCAGCAAGATTGCCCAGTTTTTTCCGCCGGTTGTTACGGGTTCAGTTGTAACGATTATAGGAATTACTCTGATCCCTGTAGCGATGGGAAATATGGCTGGTGGAGAAGGCAGCAAAGATTTTGGTGCTGGTTCAAATCTTGCACTTGCATTTGGCGTACTGCTGCTCATCATTTTGCTGTTCCGTTTTACAAAAGGATTCATTCGCTCCGTCTCGATCTTGATTGGACTAGCCGCGGGTACCATTGCGGGTTCGTTTATGGGAATGGTCAATTTCCAGGCAGTACATGAAGCATCCTGGATATCTGGGCTGCAGCCGTTTTATTTTGGAGCACCATCCTTTGAATGGGCCCCGATTGTCACGATGATTTTGGTGGCGATTGTAAGCATGATTGAATCAACGGGTGTTTATATCGCAGTAGCGGATATATGTGAAAGAGAAATCGATGAGAAGGATTTAGCAAAAGGATACCGTGCCGAAGGAATTGCTTACCTTCTTGGCGGCTTATTTAATGCCTTTCCTTATACGGCTTATTCACAAAATGTAGGACTGATTCAGCTTTCAGGAGTGAAAAAAAGAAAAGTTATTATGACGGCTGGCATCATGCTTGCCCTGCTGGGACTTGTTCCTAAAATTGCAGCCTTTACAACGATTATTCCATCACCTGTACTCGGCGGAGCGATGGTTGCGATGTTTGGGATGGTCATAGCATACGGGATTAAAATGCTATCGAGAGTAGACTTTTCTTCACAGGAAAATTTGCTGATTATCGCCTGCTCTGTTGGCATTGGTATGGGAGTAACCGCCGTTCCGGATATGTTCTCGCAGCTTCCTGAAGCTTTCAAAATACTTACAAGCAACGGGATTGTTGCAGGCAGTGCTGCTGCAATTCTCCTTAACCTGCTGCTTAATGTCCGCCCTGTGAAAAGCAAAGAGCAAGAATTTGAAGCACGGGTGCTGAATAATTAA
- a CDS encoding xanthine phosphoribosyltransferase yields the protein MQLLKQKIKDEGTVLNEQVLKVDSFLNHQIDPVLMQEIGKEFADRFKKEGITKILTLESSGIAPSVMTGLFLGVPVVFARKRKSLTLTENLLTASVYSFTKQEENPIAVSGNYLKAGDTVLIIDDFLANGQAAKGLMEITAQSGAKLAGIGIVIEKAFQDGGAELRNLGVKVESLARISSLANREVTFAEEVTI from the coding sequence ATGCAGTTACTAAAACAAAAAATAAAAGATGAGGGCACCGTTTTGAATGAGCAGGTCCTGAAAGTAGATTCCTTTTTAAATCATCAGATCGATCCTGTCCTAATGCAGGAAATTGGAAAAGAATTTGCAGACCGGTTTAAAAAGGAAGGAATTACGAAAATCCTGACACTGGAGTCCTCAGGAATCGCCCCGTCTGTCATGACAGGATTGTTTTTGGGTGTACCAGTTGTTTTTGCTAGAAAAAGAAAATCGCTCACATTAACAGAAAACCTGCTAACGGCAAGTGTATACTCTTTTACAAAACAAGAGGAAAATCCGATTGCGGTCTCAGGCAATTACCTGAAGGCTGGTGATACTGTCCTGATTATTGATGATTTTCTTGCGAATGGACAGGCCGCAAAGGGGCTAATGGAAATCACGGCGCAATCGGGTGCAAAGCTTGCCGGAATTGGAATTGTGATAGAAAAAGCGTTCCAGGATGGCGGAGCAGAATTAAGGAATCTGGGAGTGAAAGTGGAATCCCTCGCAAGAATTTCTTCTCTTGCAAATAGGGAAGTGACATTTGCAGAGGAAGTGACGATATGA
- a CDS encoding chemotaxis protein CheX, producing MTEYTYNLIITSTFESIKTMVPGTFHYELENSRLSTAAVQVGIIGEVKGSLLIEGNEDVFKDFGLKLYGMALEGEMLSSFIGEFANMVAGQMATNLSSKGMKLDITPPRLLEDTLGFNPYSHKQEGPLKVSFSESSL from the coding sequence ATGACAGAATATACTTATAACCTCATTATAACTAGTACGTTTGAATCAATAAAAACAATGGTCCCCGGTACTTTTCATTACGAACTGGAAAACAGCCGTCTCTCAACCGCCGCTGTTCAGGTCGGCATCATCGGTGAAGTGAAGGGCAGCCTGCTTATTGAGGGCAATGAAGATGTTTTCAAAGATTTCGGACTGAAGCTTTACGGTATGGCACTCGAAGGTGAAATGCTGTCATCTTTTATTGGAGAATTTGCGAATATGGTAGCCGGACAAATGGCCACCAATCTTTCTTCAAAAGGAATGAAACTGGATATCACTCCGCCTAGGCTGCTGGAAGATACATTGGGGTTCAATCCTTATAGCCACAAACAGGAAGGACCCCTAAAAGTTTCTTTTTCTGAAAGCAGCCTTTGA
- a CDS encoding 3-oxoacyl-[acyl-carrier-protein] synthase III C-terminal domain-containing protein: MGYILSCGTSIPPYHVDQETGAQFAEKMFEGSFKDLPRLLKAFQNGEIESRQFVEPLDWYTSDHDFEDKNSRYIKHSVEHGVHAVEKALTSREFLHKPLDYSEIDAIFFISTTGLSTPSIDARIINKLPFKENIKRIPIWGLGCAGGASGLSRALDYCNAYPEAAVLVLAVELCSLTFQRGDLTKSNLIGTSLFADGIACMLVAGNRSHAVNNSKLRFIPKLEASRSVFMRNSEEVMGWDVQNDGLHVIFSRDIPSIIQGWLGPNVRTFLQEEQTEPEQIGMFLAHPGGKKVLDAYLKTLNLDEDAISHSRDILKMHGNMSSATVFYVIEKAMKDTYREKPQLSLSGALGPGFCAELLLISWEETS, translated from the coding sequence ATGGGATACATACTTTCCTGCGGTACATCCATACCGCCATATCATGTAGATCAGGAAACCGGCGCTCAATTTGCGGAAAAAATGTTTGAAGGATCTTTTAAAGATCTTCCAAGGCTTTTAAAGGCGTTCCAAAATGGAGAAATAGAATCACGTCAATTTGTAGAGCCGTTGGACTGGTATACAAGTGACCATGATTTTGAGGATAAAAACAGCCGCTACATCAAGCACTCTGTTGAACATGGTGTTCATGCGGTTGAAAAAGCGCTCACCAGCAGGGAATTTTTGCATAAGCCTTTGGACTATTCGGAGATAGATGCTATCTTCTTCATCTCAACAACCGGTCTGTCCACCCCAAGTATCGACGCAAGAATTATAAATAAGCTCCCATTTAAAGAAAATATCAAGAGAATTCCAATATGGGGACTTGGCTGTGCAGGAGGCGCTTCCGGCTTATCCCGGGCTCTGGACTATTGCAATGCCTATCCCGAGGCTGCCGTTCTCGTTTTAGCTGTTGAATTGTGCAGCCTGACTTTTCAGCGGGGAGACTTAACGAAAAGCAATCTAATCGGTACCTCCCTTTTTGCAGACGGAATTGCGTGCATGCTAGTTGCGGGAAACAGATCGCATGCAGTCAACAACTCGAAGCTTCGTTTTATTCCGAAATTGGAGGCGTCCCGTTCAGTTTTCATGAGAAACTCAGAGGAGGTCATGGGGTGGGATGTTCAAAATGATGGACTCCATGTCATTTTTTCACGTGATATTCCATCGATTATTCAAGGGTGGCTTGGACCAAATGTCCGGACGTTTTTACAGGAAGAGCAAACTGAACCGGAGCAAATTGGAATGTTTTTGGCTCACCCTGGAGGAAAAAAGGTGCTCGATGCGTATTTAAAGACATTGAATCTTGATGAAGACGCGATTTCCCATAGCCGGGACATCCTAAAAATGCACGGAAATATGTCCTCCGCTACCGTTTTTTACGTGATTGAAAAAGCAATGAAGGATACGTACCGGGAAAAACCGCAGCTCTCCCTATCAGGCGCTTTAGGTCCTGGCTTTTGCGCAGAGCTTTTGCTGATTAGCTGGGAGGAAACGTCATGA
- a CDS encoding DUF2533 family protein has protein sequence MEEVHKAISRHSQGQHEEVRTFIQLDASREQKIEEAITKCENKQPFSVSKINEITIKMNTMAKKVNLPLRQSVTPEMVREFVEKKNNG, from the coding sequence ATGGAAGAAGTTCATAAAGCAATAAGCAGGCACTCGCAGGGACAGCATGAGGAAGTTCGGACATTTATCCAGCTAGATGCATCAAGAGAACAAAAAATAGAAGAAGCAATCACTAAATGCGAAAACAAACAGCCTTTTTCAGTATCTAAAATTAACGAAATAACAATCAAAATGAACACGATGGCAAAGAAAGTGAATCTTCCTCTCCGCCAATCGGTAACACCGGAAATGGTAAGGGAGTTCGTGGAAAAGAAGAATAACGGGTAA